aaatgtaatagattttgtgactgtcacttacagaatagcaaaatcgtctcaagtctcaaaaattgtctctaacttaaaatctcaaatttagagacttgagactgtatcacagtacagaatggcaataaaaatgtttcataatATGGGGAatctttagtataccatcccacgatttcagggttaaaagtggtatggttggatagggctgatgctccagattaagaatatatataattgtagccgccgcaaacttatagtgtacgagatatatgcatctaaagttgaaaatttcgctaATTTCAATTTGCAATTTGTCCATTTGTagtaactttttctttcatattatgcactttttatacacttacacttcactgcaatctttctacatatttattttatatttattatttagatatttgcttaaaataagcattttatatttcacataaatattattacacgcacaataacaataagtgtttcgtatacagccctattctgaaaaaaaaaaattttagagatttcttgtgagacatattttgtgaagctattcttgctcaaacctgataagaaaaaagcttaaaaaagtcaccacgtgagaTAAAAACTTTtcgctgtcaaacagctgttttaataaaaataagcaaacaaaaatggaCACTCAAATGGATAATCAGCATATGTtagtaattttgcaaattttaaatatatatatatataataatttcatatattcctAGGCGTACAAAAACGGAAAGGACAACTAAGGAGCAGCTGCAACATTATATAATGTTTTGCAAGCAGCATCCTGAGTTGCAACGGGGGAAGCTAACTCCGACCAACCCTCAATAGCTGCAAATACTTTGGTCGGAGTTAACAGATAATTTAAATGCCTTAAGAGGTCCAACTCGGTCGGCAGCCAAGTGGAGGGAGGTAAGTTCATaagtgtttgtgtatgtatcacattattaaaatatgtttccatAATCGTTAATGCATTAGAAAAATCAGTTGCGATCGCGAGCGCGCAAACTGAAGGTACATGCGCAAGCGACTGGTGGAGGCCCTCCGATAAATGGAATAACTGAGTTCGAGGAGCAAGCGATTACAACTTTTGGGGCAGCAACGGTGGATGGACTGCCGGGTGTTGCGACTTTGGGTCACCaggtaatattttaatttaatatttgtcggactatatattttattattacatgaGGCAATAATTGGTCCGTTTTATACTTACAGGTTTTGCCGCCGTTGTATTTAAATACAGCTGCTCAAGCTCCAGCTTCCTCGCCAACACCAACAGTCACATCGCCTGCTCCAGCTTTTCCTGCTCTgtctataaatttttcttcctcACCATCACCTCCAGGTTTGACCTCTTCTTCCTTTTCTCCTCCCATCTTACCTTCTATGCCATCACCTACTTTTATCCCTTCTGAAGGTAAATTGACTGCAGCGAAGGTGCTTGGAGCACTGCTAAAAAAATGGAGGAGCGTGAAAAGCGAGAAAAGGAGGCCATTGCtatacaaaagaaaattgtaGAGCAAAATGTGCAGATGACAGGGGTGGCCATTGCTCTGCAAAAGAAAATTGTAGAGCAAAACGAGCAGATGAACTCGATGTCAGAGGTTAAATTGTGTgaacaattaaagaaataaaaataaaataaaatgaattatttaaacatatgtagatgtctttttattcatacttaGAGGAAGTAAGTCAGAGAGTAAAATGTACAGAGACAGTAAgtaacttacatatatgcgtatacttatatttaagtacataACGCCActggaaatatatacatacatatgtatgtatattataaagacATGATGTAACGTTCTCTTACTCTAGCACCCTCCCTAAAATTGGTGCTTCAATAAAATGTTGTGAAGAATTGTACACGCGTAAATAATCAAAGACGCTTTTTCAGGGCTGTAATGAAAAATGCGGTGTTTTGAGAGGCACCGGAATCGTGACTTCAAAACACCAAACGCTCTCTCAATGGTATTACGTGCTTTAGCGTGCAACTTATTGTAACGCACTTCCCTTGCATTTGAAGGATCAGCGACTGGCGTTAACAGCCATGGCTCCAATGGACACCCTTGGTCACCTAACAACCACGAATCACTTTGCGTGTTATAGGTACTTGTGAGGTGCATACGTGTTGGGGATGTGGTCCAAATACCAGAATCATGGCAAGACCAGGGATATCTCGCGTTGACAGCGGTGAACAGAAGTCGATGATCACAAACCTGCcaataatgcaaatatatacatatgtattaatagaAAGATTGGTAAATGTTTGTATAATATAGAACAATACGTACTGCTTCTATATTAAGGCTGTAAAATCCTTTCCGGTTCATGAAAAGTGAGAGAGGAGTAGTGGCGTCTGTGCTTGAGCgtgaaacaatcccaatatgggtacaatcgattgcgccgattgtgcccttgatcccaaatttcgtgtaaaatctttaagaaaaaaattatttattt
This Bactrocera tryoni isolate S06 unplaced genomic scaffold, CSIRO_BtryS06_freeze2 scaffold_63, whole genome shotgun sequence DNA region includes the following protein-coding sequences:
- the LOC120781336 gene encoding uncharacterized protein LOC120781336, encoding MDTQMDNQHMLKNQLRSRARKLKVHAQATGGGPPINGITEFEEQAITTFGAATVDGLPGVATLGHQVLPPLYLNTAAQAPASSPTPTVTSPAPAFPALSINFSSSPSPPGSATGVNSHGSNGHPWSPNNHESLCVL